The following is a genomic window from bacterium.
TACGTGGCTATATTGAAAAACGGAAACGTAGGATATTTAGAGACTTACCTGACACATTGGACACGCTCAGGCTTGCGGTTGATGCCGGAATGGATTTTGGCTCTGCGATGGGAGTGGTAGTGGAAAAAGGTCGACCCGGTCCATTATTGTATGAACTCGAGCGGGTGGAGCGTGATATGAGCTTAGGGCGCACACGCCAGGAGGCCTTGCGCGATTTTGCGACTCGTTTGCAAATGCCCGATATTAATACTTTTGTTTTAGCCTTGATCCAAGCCGATCAGCTCGGCGCAAGTATTGGACCGATCCTGAAAGTGCAAAGTGAAATGGCGCGTAAGCGTCGTTGGCAAATTGCTGAGACGGTTGTCAATAAATTACCAATGAAGATGCTTGGACCACTTGTTGTTTTTATTTTCCCAGCGTCTTTTATTATTCTTTTTACGCCACTACTGATTCAATGGTTCTCAGGTGAATAGGAGGTAATGCGTGGC
Proteins encoded in this region:
- a CDS encoding type II secretion system F family protein; its protein translation is MEPQTLLVSLPLAAAAGLLYSSLFGRTDDFSAFISERDAQERRANRGILLRIFAGPIKTLGEVIATLPIEKNREELRKKLIQAGSPGGLSVDEFHAARIIAVVVLGLSGAYIDFEMDLTPALMLGLSVLGIFYPDIWLRGYIEKRKRRIFRDLPDTLDTLRLAVDAGMDFGSAMGVVVEKGRPGPLLYELERVERDMSLGRTRQEALRDFATRLQMPDINTFVLALIQADQLGASIGPILKVQSEMARKRRWQIAETVVNKLPMKMLGPLVVFIFPASFIILFTPLLIQWFSGE